The following is a genomic window from Desulforhopalus sp..
GGTTCGACGACAGGTATCCGGTTTTTTTGCAAACCCGTCACCCTCATCCGGTGCCGGAAATTGGGGAGAAAATCGTTTCTCTGGTCTGGTTGGCGGGAAATGGTTTAGTAAACGGCAACCTCCTTCAAAGGGACCTCTATGAACAAATCAGACCTGATAGACGCACTCGCAAGAGATCAAAATCTTCCTATTAAAACTGCAGAATCCATTCTCGCTACGGTCTTGGATGCCATGACAGAGACATTGGTCGAAGGCGGTAACGTAGAAATTCGTGGTTTTGGCAGTTTTACTGTGAGGGAATACCAGTCCTACGACGGCAGAAATCCTAAAACCCACAAGATAGTCAAGGTGAAGCCGAAAAAGCTCCCTTTCTTCAAGGTCGGCAAAGAACTACGTAAAGCCGTAAATGATGGAAAAGCAAAATAACTCAATGTTCACTGAAAATTGGGATAAGAGTTGGCACATAGTAGCCGGTGATGAACTGCTTGCCAAAGAACTGATGCCAGTTTTTGAAAAATACCTGACTGCTTTACAGAA
Proteins encoded in this region:
- a CDS encoding integration host factor subunit beta — encoded protein: MNKSDLIDALARDQNLPIKTAESILATVLDAMTETLVEGGNVEIRGFGSFTVREYQSYDGRNPKTHKIVKVKPKKLPFFKVGKELRKAVNDGKAK